From the genome of Lampris incognitus isolate fLamInc1 chromosome 17, fLamInc1.hap2, whole genome shotgun sequence:
GTGCATTTGAGTTTTCACATGGCTTTTCCTTACTGCACTGAAAACGCCATGATCAAAATTGAAATTAAAGAGTGTACTGTACGTGTTCAAACCATAGAAACTGAGTAAGTAGAACAGACTTTCTTATTCAAATCAACACAGCAGGATGGTCAGCGTGGTGCCCATTTCTATTTGAACCGctgccattgcaaagaactgTGACCATTGTAGCaagccacattccccagagtcccatcagagaagacgtGGGGGAAtgtcccaccatgacagaggttcaagatgccaccaggagccttaagaacaacaaggctgCCGGTCCAGGTcggatcccagctgagatcttaaaggaaggtggactagagctcctgtaccacatccacgccctcctcctcctcaaggtctgggaaaaagaagaacttctctcagagctcagggatgctctaatagtggccatattcaagaaagggaaCAAAGCAGAATGTGGAAACAACAGGGGcgtctcactcctgtcaacaacaggcaaagtcctcgctCGTGTCCTCACAAATGGACTGCTACccctggctgaggaagtattcccagaaacTCAGTTTGGCTTCTGCCCATCCAGAGATACAGCGGACATTATATTTACAGAACACCAATTCCAGGAAAAATGCTGTGAACAACAGCAGCCTTTGTGGccttcatagacctgacaaaggcctttgactcagtagaccgccaggctctgtgaagcatactatcaagatatcGCTGCCccgacaaatacatcagaatattgaggcttctacatgatggcATGTTAGTCACAGTgcccagcaacagcagctctgactcagagcccttcactgtggaaacaggggtcaaacagggacGCATCATCACACCCGCCCTGCTtgtcatctttattgctgccaccTCATTGGCGAAAAGCTCCCACagggatcccaatcctatacagaagtgatggcaggctcttcaaccttaataggttcaaggccaagaagTAAGTCTGCAACACTACCATCAtagagcttcagtatgcagacaacaatgccatcgcagcacactccgtagaagacctccaggacattctgaatgcctttactaaggcatacagagctctgggtctcacatcaaacatcaagaagacccagatcctatatcaacctccccccaaccagccatctacccagcccaccataaaagagaaaacaaaattcttgaaaacattgatcacttcccctacctcagcagcctcctctcctcaaaagctgacatttaCTCTGAGGTCAACCgtcgcctgagttgtgccagtggcactTACACCAGACTCAGGGAAAGAGTCTTTGAAAACCGAGACCTAGAGGACCAAATGAAAATCCTGGTCTACAGCGCTGTTGttgtccctaccctgctgtatagagcagagtcatggaccacctacagcaggcacaggAGAGCCCcagaacaataccaccaaagatccttacgaaagatCCCGAGGGTCAGTTCAGCAAGAAGCCAACAtggctagcatcaccaccacaataatggagcaccaactccgatggacaggccatgtcatccacatgtctaacacacgtctccccgaacagatcctgtactcccagctgaaggaaggtcggcgagctcctggcgggcaaaagaaacgtttcaaggacaatatcaagaccagtctgaaagAAATTCCAAATCACATCGAgtaactgggaacacattgcactggataggcgctcctggaagaaatccgtgcaggaaggagctgcacgccATGAAACAgaactccactgtgccgcagagGAAACGTGACAGCACCATAAggacagagagaaaaaggctcaaccaccaccactttcccctgtccacactgcaccaaagtgtgTGGGTCAaagatcggcctctacagccatctgaagacccacaagtagacaacccaatggagaggacagtccTACTCACTTTGAGTGACCGCCGTTAATAATGAACTTCCGTATAAACCGACTTGCAGCAAGTTGTGAACTCTGTTTTTCTTCAATCGGTTTTGcagtagggcggcacggtggcgcagtggttagcgcggtcacctcacagcaagaaggtcctgggttcgagccccagggtagtccaaccttgggggtcgtcctctgtgtggagtttgcatgttctccccgtgtctgcgtgggtttcctccgggggctccggtttcctcccacagtccaaagacatgtaggtcaggtgaatcagccatactaaatggtccctaggtgtgcggttgatggtctggcggcctgtccagggtgtctctccgcctgccgcccaatgactgctggggtaggctcctgcaaccctgacagcaggctaagcggttcggataatggatggatgtttttgaaGTAACGACCAAACGAACAGTGGATTAGTGCGAACATTTACGGCTCCGTTGACATGTGTTATCACCATAACAACTCGCTACAGTCGCCATTTTGTTTTGAGCTACTCAAACGACCACGGCGAACAATTCAATGTCTGTTCTACTCTCATTCTATTGCTATGGTTCAAAccttgttcttcttttttttttggattcccccaattcaattgtacgtggccaattaccccactcttccgagccgtcccggtcgctgctccaccccttctgccgatccggggagggtcgcatgcctcctccgataaatgtggagtcaccagccgcttcttttcacctgacagtgaggagtttcaccagggggacgtagcgcgtgggaggatcacgctacccccccccccagctcccccacgaacagtagggcggcacggtggcgcagtggttagaccagaggaggcgctagtgcggcgaccagggcacatacccacttccggcttcccacccgcagacacggccaattgtgtctgtggggaagcccgaccaagccggaggtaacacggggattcgaaccggcgatccccgtgttggtagacaacagaatagaccgccacgccacccggacgccccaacctTCTTTTTTAAGCTTATTCTATGAAAACCTTTCACCTATATGGGTTCTATGTGTCTGGGTGTCTTGTAGCTGGGCTACGGAGCAACATATATCAAGTTACAGATGGACAAATAAATGACCGTCTCACACACGTTCCAAGTTACACTCATCCGCCATGATTCAATATTTTAGGCTGAGAGCAAGCCCCTCcggtggtgtgtgtgcgtgtgtgtgtgtgtgcgtgcgtgcgtgcgtgcgtgcgtgtgtgtgtgtgtgtgtgtggaaagccAAGGGAATCATTACCATGGCCTCGTGGTAACCTCCATAACTCAGGTTAGTGTCAATAAGTCGGGCTTTAAATATTGATAAGGGTGATCGCCCCCCTCATGAAAAGCCCATttctgggagggagggagatgtcCCTGCGAGGTGAGGCTCGTGTATAACTCATGCCCGGCATTAAAAATGTGTCACTTGGAAAATTGCCTTAAGGCAATTATCTCACACGTGTGTTGTGGTGGTAGCAACATATTGCTTGTGGCAGATGAGTGAGAGAGCCCGttaaggctggggggggggttaggctggggagggggggtcaagACATACTGCTGGCTGATATATACTTCAGGTTGCTGTACCTCTAAGCACGTGACGTGCACTACGTCTGGAAAATTCTCAGCTGGCAAAACGTGAAGCGTCCGTGTCCCCGGAGAAcccggtgggggggagggggggcagttaTTAGTACTGTAGTCTAGCCTCGATCACAGACCATGGAACAGACATGGCTTCACGAGCTTTGTGTGCGTGATATGCAAATGTGCCGGATCAGAACGCCAATTTGGAGGGTCCAGCTGAGTGCTCGCGGAGAAAGAGGGGAGTCCTCGCGCTTTACCACGTGGAAATGTCAGCGGGCTGCATTTTATTCATGGGAGTTAGTATGAGATGCAGTTTCCTGTCCAGCGGTCCGGGAGACAAAAGACCCGGAATTCCCCAGGGGAGAACTGACCTGGAGGACACAGATCCACGCACGCCAGCTGGACTTCAGACCGCCGCCCCTTCTCCCCGTCCTCTCTGACGCCACGTTTTGTCTCGTGTCTTTCCCTCTGCTTGTCTCAATCtttcccctcttttctttctccgtccccacccccacccccaccccacctcctccctTCTGCTCACtcatccagacacacacacactttcttatgCGGACCCAtacaatgtccccacaaggtaggtggtttcaggtttttctgtccaaatggggacatttggtcctcatgaggatagaaaaacctggtatactcacgcacgcacacgcacacacgcgcacacacggttCAGACAGACCGTCTGTGTCCGCGTCAGTCTCTGTGTCCGCGTGAGTTCCTTGATGTTTTGGTGGATTTGTGTTTGGCCTCACAAACACGTCATTGGCTACATGACGTAGTCATAGTGTGTATACAGTGAGCAGCGTGCACACAATACACGGATGCAGACCGACTCCACCAACCTCATCCTCTCGGGATAATCCACAACACAGCATCTCCCATCTGCAAAGCAGCGCAGTGGACCAAACCCAGCGGTGAGGTGGTGGCTGAGGAGGAAGACCTACCGCGACCTGGACGGGTAGGTCAACCAAGGAGAAAGTGGGCACACTTTCAATTTTGatatacttcattaatccccgttattaacccatcctagctgtgtagctaggggcagtgggcagctgcggcacccggggaccaactccagttcttctttccactgccttgctcaggggcacagacaggagtgttaaccctaacatgcatgtctttttgatggtgggggaaaccggagcacccggagaaaaacccaccacagacacggggaggacatgcaaactccacacagaggataacccccccccccccaagtttggacaaccccggggttcgaacccaggaccttcttgctgtgaggcgacagcgctaaccactgggccaccgtgccgccatatttCAGTGGCGTTTTGGCTGATAGCTGGTTATGCTGTAAACTGACAGAAGAAGGGGTCTACATACCTGTGTgtaccctccactacaccactgacTGAAACTGAAACTAACGATGAAAATGTCTGCGGCGCAGTGAACTGAATATCCCTCCAGACATGCCATATTTCCTGTGATACCGTGTTAGTGCCgagacccaaaaaaaaaagtctctttcACTATTTAAATATTTCATTTCAAGCTATCATTCCTGGATAATACTTTTTCAACAGTGGTATAGTTTTATTCCATTATGCATTGCCCAATATATCCATTTCACAGCATTAAGCCCCATCAGGAGCTAAGCCTTCACGATGAGACAGTAAGTGCGTCAAAAAGTGCAAGGATATTGATTAAACTTCAGCAGATGGTGTTTGTTTTTCACCCCTTTCGCAGCGAGCTCATTAGGGGGGCTAATAATCTGATAGGGTAAATACGTTTACCCTGAAAGGATAAAGGGTTGAAAAGCGTAATCCTTTTGGCACAACGGCCTCGTTCTGCTAAAAGTGGCGTCCTGCTGCCACCTGGCGGACCGCCGAGGAACTGCGGGCAACGAGCAAAGCGGTCATGAGGATAACAACATCACAAGATCACAACATGAGACTAATTCAATAAGAGCAGGCTAAGTGACATGGGGATTTATAAAGGGAACGGGGTTATTCGTGATTCGCACagtccgtgtgtgtgtatttgtgcagtcAGGGAGGCGGCAAACAAATCATTTTAGTTTTGCTCCATTTATCTTTGCTTGGCAAACAAAAAAAGCAGAACGACGCGTTTACGGTCAACCGTCAATCGGCTGTACATGAACACAAAAAtcatccagttttttttttttgacattctGGCTGATCTAAGACACGGTGACACAAGTTCGAAATCTGCTATATTCAGAGTAGATGTGCTGGTGTTGGACCGGCTCGCTTTTTGAGCCAGACTGGCGGCACGGTCACAGGGCCGAACCCACCTAGCACTGATCAGATATTCTCCCGCAATTTGTGAAAGCATTAATTAGCCAGACTTATAATCATCATAACACGCTGCAGATGCCTCTCCGCGGAACGTGTCCACTTAACATTTCCTTGCGTAAGTTTCCAGCTGGGCTCTGGTACTTCCTCGCGCCCCTTCTTTGCCTCTCTATCACTGCATCTGCTCAGCCAAGGCCGAGTCCTTCACTCCGGCAGCCACCACGGCGAAAAGGAAGGAGGGGAAGAGGGAGCGGAGGTAGAGAGCCGCTCTGGGGATGGGGTGGGCCAGCAGGACCTCTTTCCTCTTCCTGTTCACCATTCGGACAATTTCATTGGCCAGGACCGACGGGCACACACCGTGGGTCAGCTGCCTGGCGATatctgtgacagaggaagaggaagaggaagaggaagagacggGTCTAGATTTGCGTTTGATCAACATACATCGGGTCCCTGGTAGCGATCTCCCATACGCCATCACACACTCGGCACTTGCTGTGCCGTACGTATACTCACAGGCAGCCAAGCGGTTTGGTTTGGGCGCAGGTTTGTCAGAGGGTGGAGGGGTGGAGGCGTTGATGAAGGTATGACTGATGGTGCTGACATGTACTCCATATTCCTCCACCTCGGCCCGCAGGCAGTCGAAGAAAGCCTGGGCCGCGTGCTTGGATGCCGCATCTAACaagggcgcgcgcgcgcacacacacacacacgcacgcacgcacacacacacgcacagaaacacgcacgtgcacactcacacacacacgcacagacacacgtaCATGATAAATAATTTTCATCCTACACATGTCTTGGGGGGGTAGTAGGGGGGGtagtagggggggggggtaatgtgccCTAATCGTTCTCGTTCTCCCCGCGGGAATTCTCCGCGCCTGTTCCGCCACACTGTGAGAACATGATGGGCGATGTTTGAAATTCCAGCAATTTGTTAGCATAGTTACGGGGAAGTGCAGGGGTATAGGCAGAAACTGAGACCAACAACTCAATATCCCGCCCGAGAGACGGTTGTCTGTAGCTGGAGACAGCATGGGGGAATTATTGAATTACTGAAACATTAAACTCACAGGAGCTCCTGAAGGGGACGGCCAGTCTGCCCTGGATGCTGCTGACCAGCACGATGTGTCCAGACCTTCTGGAAATCATTGTTGGCAGCACTCCTGTCACGATCAATGGGGGTTATCAACAACTAGTTAAACAATCGATCGGGTTTAAAGCAGGGTATCTATCGCTCTGCCTTATCTTATCTTGCTGCAGCCCACAGCAACTTAACTTAATCAAACTGccccactacctgccttcttcttctacGTTTGTCCGCTGAGCCGGATACGTAGAACACCAAGCTGGGTAAATATTGTTTCCAGCAAAATCCTACTCCACAGCAACCAGTTACACCACCGGCGACAGACAAATAAATCAAAATCTTTTGCATGCAATGTTTCAGGGTTGTGACTTGATATGAGGGTGAACGATAACACACAGTAACCCCTGGTGATAATTCGGGGTGGGTTCTCACAGGACGCTCTACCTTTGGCCAGACTGCTAGGGCCAAAGTAGTTAATGTCCATGATGTTCCTGTCCATCTCCAGGGAGACACTCTGCACCGGGGCCTTCAGCTTCATGCTGCTGTTGCAGATCAGCACGTCCACACAGCCGTAGCACTCCTCCACCTCCGCCACCACCTCCGGCATGCTGCCCATGTCACTGAAGTCCAGGATCACCAGCTTGGGGGCAAACGTCTGGGCAAAGATGGGCACCCAGGATCATGGCAACTTATCCAGTACAGACACCGTGAAGGACAACTGATTTTATACGTATATAtaaaactgttaaaagaaacactcgatGGTAGGGAAATTGCTccacaaataagaagcaaaataatccagtgagtcaagtaaattctttgtgagacagtacaagcctgtaccgtctcatgccataagcaaccatcagctgtcaatgtgATTGTCAGATTGACAGCTGAGGATTTcttacagcatgaaacaggcttgtacggtctcataaagaatttatttgactcactggattacacacacatacacgcagacgggtgacaaatgaaagggaaAACCAACATAAAGGGTCTTAAGGAGCctgcagaacagcttcagtgctccttgtcacagATTCTACATGTCTCTgagctctactggagggatggacgccATTCTCCCAAAAGATATCCCCCCATCTGGTGTTTTGATAATggcggtggagagcgctgtctgacACGTCGGACCAAAAGCTCCCGTAGGAGTTCAACTGggtttgagatctggtgactgtgaaggccatagcatatgatttacatcatttacatcctcatcaaaccattcagtgacccccccctccccatgccctgtggatgggggcgttggcatcctggaagagaccactcccatcaggatagagatgactcatcataggataaaggtgatcactcagaataactttgtattgatttgcagagacacttccctctaaggggacaaatggaccccaaaccatgccaggaaaatgccccccacagcacaacagcgccccccggaccccctcactgtaggggtcaagcatccagatttttcctttcatttgtcatccGTCTGTATATTGAGGCTATATGTCAAAATATATGCTATGCAAAGGTCACATAATCAAATGAATTTGCACAATTATTAAACGACCTGCTGAAGCATAAGCAAAGGTTGTGAGCTCATGTGTTTTCTCGCTGGATAACATTGTTATCTTTGGGTATATTTTGGTTGCATGTGATTTGTTTCCCATACACATCTGGTCTGGCCTTTGTATAGAAGATACTCGGAGGACAGCGTACTGTCAGAGGGGATATCCTGCCATTGTGCGTGGGGAGGAAGCAGCGATCTGTGAAACGGAATATATATATACCAGAAGATAATGATAAAAGCACTGAACTGAGCAATTCTGCCTTTCCAAAAACCTGCTGCGGGATCACTGCGTCATGCACTGATCCATACCTGCAATCTAAAAGGACCTTTTTTCTACTAATGGATCCGAAGGAAATGCACAATATATGTGCTATATCATAAGAACCCTGCTCTGTGAGACACCTTGGACAAGAGGGCCACTGGGTTATACAGTACTCTCGTCAAATCAATGACTGTAAGATAATAGTGGGGTCTGTTTTCTCATATCTGTTGCAGCCAAAGTGCAAGATCTGTTTTTCACTGCAGGGTGGGGTGATTTAacattcactcctacctaaaacgaccatgggcggtcaaaatgacggccgggttTTAagttctatattctgtcaagataaatacccaattgcgatattaatgcattgcatatgtgtctgttaggaaacgacttacaccaaaataaacattttaacaactataatactatttttaaactatttaaacttcagagagacatggtcgagcttgaatagcaaaattgaaaaaagtgaaaatattacctgaaaaacaaaacggaaaacacatgttgctaatctaactaACGTAAcagggcctataaaacgtgaaatgtaaaaaaaaaagaactgaaaaataaccactgaaacagtcccaaacaacgaccgggatttaaaaactagaacgaccatgggccgtcaaaatgaccgcccacggtttttaaactccatgttctgtcaagataaacacccaattgagatattcatGCATTGCATGTATTAGTATGTCcgctatgaaactaactgacaccaaaattaacatttcaataactttaatactatttttcaaacaatttaaaatggccgctgtccaacacctgtaaatactgcaacgcgtcggtggtagtcatgacgcgtctgtaatggcgtctgtacccagacatgttggcaattatAAAAAAGAAAATCCAGTTTAGaccattactctgcactggaggacactAGCGTGTTCCTAGGGCAGAGCGATGAccctcgcgaaggaaatgacgcgaccaacacgcgtcataaatagtgacgtgacgcgCGCGATGACGTACAAATAACGCGccgccattttgaccgcccacagtcgttttaggtagatcttaccgtgaccttttttttgcacagttgatctaaaactaattttaatgcaaatgtatgcaattttaggagcattcggagagcggcaggtgtgtatatatattttctttttttaatttttccacAGTTATTCAACttcgaaaatccaaaaccgtcaacaTGGCGGGCCTGCAAACCAGCCCATTGTGACCTGATTGTACCGTGAATTCTCGCTGATTGATGTGCGGGGGATTGTCTAGACGTGGCCACGTTTGCGTCAGACGTACGACCCGCTGCCGGTATGTGCATCTTTGATGTATTTTATTTCCTCACCTCTTTTGGATCGGCGTCACTTGTCAGGGAGTCGTACAGAGACTCCAGTTTATCCCAGCTAGTCCCGCACAGGATCAGCCTGGCACCTCCCTTGTGGAAGATATGAGCCAACTCTGgagcatggggggggggaaacaaaaaacaaaaaagggagCTCAGGGGAAGAGGCCACAGGAGATCTGAATCACCCTCGTGATAACCCAACTGTTGAACCCGTTGCATAATTAAGGGAAGTGTGTGCACATTTCCGTAaaaataggggggaaaaaaagaaagattatTTACCGCTCCCCACTCCTGACACGGCATCTGTGATGACGACCACTTTGTTTCGCACCAAGGATTTGGACATGAATTGGATGATCTCATTGTAGATGTAGTAGAGCCCTGCTGCCATGACAATCAGCAGGGGCAGCACCATCACAGAGGGGACAGACATGATCcctggggggggagggagggaacaTGCCGAGCATCTGGTTTGACATATAGAAGACCCCCGTTTTCGCTGTGCTGGGGCTCGGCTCATTAATAGCGTGAACCGATAGGGTGTCGCTGAGGGCAGTTCCTCTGCGTCATATAAAATGTGTAAAATGCAGCAGTGGGATCTGTCAAATACAATCAAGTCTGCATGCGCTTGATCTTGCATTTAACGGATATCCAGAATAGATGTGTCGTGTGTCCGACAAAACACTAAGCATTTGGTCCTTGCTGTCCAcataaggaaggaaggaaggaagggtgaCATCAGAGCAAAATGTAGGTCACGTTTTAACCTACTGAAccatccagttttttttttaaccagagtAGATACTACACTCTTCCTAGAGATAGATGTGTTTACCCAAGTACAAACCAACCCCGAGCACAAAGTGGTTTGAGTCTTAGATATATATCCAGAGACTGGAGGATACAATACATTGGCTCTATAGTTATCTGCCTTCTTCTGCAAAAGTCATTCCAGGCGTGTGTGCTTTCGCATAAGGGCAACAAATAACATTTTCCCCCCTcaaaatgtgcatgtgtgcagggcCCCCTGAGGAGAGCATTTATGGTTAGCGGCCCTGCTGAAGTGCTTTCCATGTAGAGTGTGTCTGAGGAAGACTTCTAAATATATTCTGCCCTGAACATGCTGCAGATTGCCTGGAACTACGTCACCTCCAGCATGTTGTCATTGGATACTCCAAGGGGAGCAGCCAGGGAGGTTCACATTTACACGCATCGTATGACCTTCCATGCCGTTGCCTcgagtcaaaaaaaaaaacatgaatctAACCTACAATCGATATCAAAGTATG
Proteins encoded in this window:
- the dhrs7cb gene encoding dehydrogenase/reductase (SDR family) member 7Cb encodes the protein MSVPSVMVLPLLIVMAAGLYYIYNEIIQFMSKSLVRNKVVVITDAVSGVGSELAHIFHKGGARLILCGTSWDKLESLYDSLTSDADPKETFAPKLVILDFSDMGSMPEVVAEVEECYGCVDVLICNSSMKLKAPVQSVSLEMDRNIMDINYFGPSSLAKGVLPTMISRRSGHIVLVSSIQGRLAVPFRSSYAASKHAAQAFFDCLRAEVEEYGVHVSTISHTFINASTPPPSDKPAPKPNRLAAYIARQLTHGVCPSVLANEIVRMVNRKRKEVLLAHPIPRAALYLRSLFPSFLFAVVAAGVKDSALAEQMQ